The following proteins come from a genomic window of Heyndrickxia acidicola:
- the mutY gene encoding A/G-specific adenine glycosylase has translation MSNTPLNHLQDFNITAFQNDLIGWFSREQRDLPWRKDKDAYKVWVSEIMLQQTRVDTVIPYFERFMEKFPTIDDLALADEESVLKAWEGLGYYSRVRNLHSAVKEVRELYGGMVPDSPAEISRLKGVGPYTAGAILSIAYSKAEPAVDGNVMRVLSRILSIWEDIAKPSVRKVFEEAVRALISHENPSHFNQALMELGALICTPTSPSCLLCPVREHCHAFEEGTTGELPVKTRKKSTRHVDLIAGVLKNDEGKILIHKRPQNGLLANLWEFPNVEKNTIISPRTTLKGYLSDEYKADTKIETGSFTSIDHVFSHLTWNIEVFAGTLQGDVEETDTVKLVTPDELTEYAFPVSHQKMWRAYQALQLEMPS, from the coding sequence GTGTCCAATACACCGTTAAACCATTTACAGGATTTTAATATAACAGCCTTTCAAAACGATTTAATTGGATGGTTCAGCAGGGAACAGCGGGACTTACCATGGAGAAAGGACAAAGATGCCTATAAGGTGTGGGTATCTGAAATTATGCTTCAGCAAACAAGAGTTGATACAGTGATTCCTTATTTTGAACGATTTATGGAAAAGTTCCCTACAATTGATGACCTTGCCCTTGCGGATGAGGAAAGCGTTTTGAAGGCATGGGAGGGTCTTGGCTACTATTCACGTGTCAGAAATCTCCATTCAGCAGTGAAAGAAGTCCGCGAACTTTATGGAGGGATGGTTCCTGATTCACCAGCCGAGATCTCCAGGCTTAAAGGGGTAGGTCCTTATACCGCAGGAGCCATTTTAAGCATTGCTTATAGCAAAGCAGAGCCTGCAGTAGATGGAAATGTAATGAGGGTGCTGTCGAGGATATTATCCATTTGGGAGGATATAGCCAAGCCTTCTGTGAGAAAGGTCTTTGAAGAAGCAGTACGTGCTCTTATTTCACATGAAAATCCTTCTCATTTCAATCAGGCATTAATGGAGCTGGGGGCATTAATTTGTACGCCAACATCACCATCCTGTCTGCTGTGCCCGGTGCGCGAACATTGTCATGCGTTTGAGGAAGGAACGACTGGAGAGCTGCCTGTAAAAACGAGAAAGAAATCAACCAGACATGTGGATTTGATAGCAGGGGTGCTAAAAAATGATGAGGGGAAAATTTTAATTCATAAGCGTCCCCAAAACGGCCTTTTAGCGAATCTGTGGGAATTCCCCAATGTGGAAAAAAACACGATTATTTCGCCGCGAACAACTTTAAAAGGCTATTTATCAGATGAATATAAAGCAGATACAAAGATTGAAACAGGCTCTTTCACAAGTATTGATCATGTATTTTCGCACTTAACCTGGAATATTGAAGTTTTTGCGGGTACATTGCAGGGGGACGTGGAAGAAACGGATACCGTGAAGCTTGTTACACCGGATGAATTAACAGAGTATGCCTTTCCAGTCTCTCATCAAAAGATGTGGAGAGCCTATCAAGCACTTCAATTGGAAATGCCGTCATAA
- a CDS encoding metal-dependent hydrolase, with amino-acid sequence MDTGTHLVMGFALGGLATLDPVIADSTVNFHAVLAATVIGSQIPDIDTVLKFKNNAVYIRNHRGVTHSVPAVLLWPILISIFIHLIVPEANFAHLWMWSFIAVFLHVFVDIFNAYGTQALRPFSSRWVALGVINTFDPYIFSIHVVGLFLWIEGANPGITFLVMYFIIFLYYLSRFYFQSKIRLSVLEIIPEAETIIIAPTMRYSHWRIAVTSKDTFYVGRGYKESVTILDTFKRKPVPNTPIFQAAKKDKNISAFLSFSPVYRWEVNERKDGYEVRFIDLRYRSNGHYPFVAVVNLNEDLTITGSYTGWIYNSDKLKKKLDVAPR; translated from the coding sequence TTGGATACAGGAACCCATTTGGTTATGGGATTTGCATTAGGCGGCCTGGCAACGTTAGATCCTGTTATTGCTGACAGTACGGTGAATTTCCATGCTGTTCTCGCTGCAACTGTCATTGGTTCGCAAATTCCAGATATTGATACCGTCTTAAAATTTAAAAACAATGCAGTTTATATAAGAAATCATCGAGGGGTCACTCACTCCGTACCTGCAGTGCTTTTATGGCCAATCTTAATCTCAATCTTTATTCATTTGATTGTGCCGGAAGCAAACTTTGCCCATCTATGGATGTGGTCTTTTATCGCAGTATTTTTACATGTCTTTGTTGATATTTTTAATGCTTATGGAACACAGGCTCTCCGCCCTTTTTCCTCCAGGTGGGTGGCATTGGGTGTAATTAATACCTTTGACCCTTACATCTTCAGCATCCATGTTGTAGGACTGTTTTTGTGGATTGAGGGCGCAAATCCCGGAATTACCTTCTTGGTCATGTACTTCATTATTTTCTTATATTATCTGTCCCGTTTTTATTTTCAATCAAAAATACGGCTGTCAGTACTGGAGATTATTCCTGAGGCAGAAACCATAATCATTGCACCGACGATGCGATATTCCCACTGGAGAATTGCAGTTACGTCAAAAGATACTTTTTACGTTGGAAGGGGCTATAAAGAATCTGTTACGATTTTGGATACCTTTAAGCGAAAGCCCGTTCCGAACACCCCTATTTTTCAAGCAGCAAAAAAAGACAAAAATATTTCAGCTTTTTTATCCTTCTCCCCTGTTTACCGATGGGAAGTAAATGAACGGAAGGATGGGTATGAAGTACGATTTATTGATTTGCGCTATCGAAGCAACGGCCATTACCCATTTGTCGCTGTAGTCAATTTGAATGAGGATTTAACTATAACCGGCTCTTACACAGGCTGGATCTATAATTCCGATAAGCTGAAGAAAAAACTTGACGTTGCACCGCGTTAA